The nucleotide sequence TGGGGGTGAGCGTATAACCAACCATGCAAGCGTTCAGAACCTCTTGCTGCAAACCATGCGGTTAAAAGTAAAAACGGAACGGTAGGCAATCCCGGCAAAAGCATGCCCACGATTGCGAGAGCCAAGAAAAAGTAGGCGAGTATTTGGAAAACCAGGCGAGTCATACAACCAAATCAGTTTTTATCATTCGCACTTTAAACATAGTCTCTCTAAATTATTGACGCCTTGCATCAGCAGGCCGCAATTCGGCTCTGCTGCATGCTATGGTTATGTCTTATTATGCTTCATGAGCAAGCAAAAGCGCTTTTACGAAAAACGAATACTCCTTATCTTCATCCGCTTCTTTTTTAAGCTCATTCAGTGCGTTCTGCCTTAAAGCCAGATTCTGTGTTCGAAAACACGCAATGATCGACTTTTGTATGTCTGATATTCTTTCAAGCCTTTTTTCTAGAAGCTCAGGCCGATTAAGAGCTATATCCTGAATTGTTATGTCCGCTCTCTCATTGCCATTTTTGATAAACAGCCACGATCCAGACGCAAAGAAAAAGTCACTTGGATCATCCTCATATGGGTTTATATAAGGTAATTCAACGTGATACTTATCAGACTTTTCGTTATTACATTTTGGACAGGCGTAACCTAGATTACTCCAATCAAACTCAAGATCAGGAAACTTATCTGCTGCTTTGGGTTTTATATGTTCAACATGTGCGTAATCTATATGAGATATTTTACTCTCACAATACATACACTTATCAAACGATGAGATTTTTAGAGCTTGCTTATTTCGGTGATGCTTATAATCCCTTTTTTTTAGTGCAGAAGGATGCGGGCATTCAGGCCTATTGAGCTTAATCACTATTACCCTCCACTAGCCCTTGAATTGCAAATGGAACCATCTTTTCCAAACCAAATTCAGACAATTCTTTCCTAAGCGAGATAAAATCTTCTTTGGTAAGA is from Gammaproteobacteria bacterium and encodes:
- a CDS encoding HNH endonuclease, translating into MIKLNRPECPHPSALKKRDYKHHRNKQALKISSFDKCMYCESKISHIDYAHVEHIKPKAADKFPDLEFDWSNLGYACPKCNNEKSDKYHVELPYINPYEDDPSDFFFASGSWLFIKNGNERADITIQDIALNRPELLEKRLERISDIQKSIIACFRTQNLALRQNALNELKKEADEDKEYSFFVKALLLAHEA